The Vibrio aerogenes nucleotide sequence TGGCATCATGGGAATGGAAATCAATCACCACATATTGTCCTTTAGCGGTGGCAGCCTGCACAATTTTATCTACCTGATTCATACACAACGCCGGATTATCATAGTATGAATTCTCATAATTCCAGGTTTCTGTATTATCGGCAGCTATCGCCGCACGAATAATCGGGGCTTCCAGCTCAGTCGCAACTTTGTCACAAACATCAATACCTGCAACACCTTCAGTATCCCAGTAGTCGGATAAATCGACCTGACTATAGCTATGATTGGACCAAAACAAGCTTAGGCCACAGAGTTGGATTTGCTCATCATGCTGGTTATAAATCATTCGTGGGTTCTCTTCGTGGCTGGCATCTCCCAAACGTAATGCACCATGATACGCATGCGGTGTTTCCCCGGTTGAGCCACCACTCAACGGCTCGCCATTGAAGTAAATTTCAACCGGCTCACCCTCAAATGAGGCTGCAATGATTTCACTGGGGTCCATACTGAGCGTCGAAAGCGTGAAACCAAAATCTCGTTCGGAAGTCGGAATACCGACCAGTTCATGAATAATCGTTTTATCATCATCTTCCAGATCGACATTCACCCAGCCACCTTCAATGGTTACGGAGGTTTCTGTTCTTAAACTGCCTTCAGTTACACTCGTATCAAAAGCGGTATATTCAATCAAAACCGAGTAATCTTCATCCGTGACATAATTTACTTTACCAACATAATTTGTTTTCTTCATACCTTGTCTCCAACAGACGTTCAGTTAAGCGGTTACAAGGGATCCCATGCACCAAAAAAACGGCAATGTGGAGAAACAGAACGGGATCCCAAGCGGTACATCGTCATCATCGACAACCACACCTTCAAAGAAAGCGCAGAATCCGGATATTGCCCAATCTGTTTGACATAAAACCCAATCTATTTGACATAAAAAAAGCACCTTTGTGAGACAAAAACCGAAAACCGGCATCATTATTGTGCTGATTGTCACTGCGAATGACGTACAGCGAAGCCCGGAAAAATTCCAGCAAACGGTGGACAACATTGATTCAAATCAATTTTCAGGCTCTAAATATCCCTGCAAATTTTTGGCTTTGTTCACAAATTGACCTCATCACAAGTGATGATTCTCGCATTTGATGCCCCTCTGTATCGCCACATGTCCCCCGGAAGAGATAAAATACATCCTGAATATTGTTTCATCGATGAATATATATTCAAAACAATCATCATCTGACGAGGATAATAAAAATGAACCCTACACATGGAATGACACTCAGAGAAAAATTTTCCTACGGATTAGGTGATACATCGGCCAATATTTTTATGGGCATGACCATGATGTTCCTGACCATCTATTATACCGATGTCTTCAAACTCAATCCCGCCACGATGGGAACCCTGTTCCTGATCACCCGTATTATTGATGCGGTTTCAGATCCGTTAATCGGCATGATTGCTGATAAAACCAAACATAAATACGGCCGTTACCGCCCCTGGCTGCTCTGGTTCGCGGTTCCGTATGGCTTGTCCTGCGCGGCCGTGTTTTTTACACCCGATCTGTCTGAATCCATGAAGACGGTCTATGCTTATGTCACTTATATCAGCCTGGTACTGACCTTCTCTTTTGTGGTTGTTCCCTATGTTTCATTGTTGGGGGCAATCTCCAATGACCATGATGAACGCATCGCGATCAATGCCATCCGTTTTTCTCTGGCAAAATGTGCTTATGTCATCTGTGCCTTGTTTGTTCCGACGCTTCTCGCACTGTTTGATAATAAAGTGGTGGGTTACCGGTTCATCATGTGTGGAATTGGTTTACTGTGTACCGTGCTTGTCCTGATCTGCTTTTTTAATACCGAAGAACGCTATACCCCGGCGCAGGAGGATATCCCCTTTCCGGATCAACTCCGCGCATTAATCAAAAATGATCAGGCATTGTGTATTTTCAGTGCGCAGGTTTTCAATATGATCATGAATACCCTGAAGTTCGGCGCGCTGGCCTATTATGTCAAATACGCTTTAGGCGGTTCTGACGGCAATGTTTCTTTTCTTCTGACCGCAGCATCCATCTGTGGCATTCTGGCACCGCAACTGACCAACTATCTTCTGAAAAACCGGATTATCGGACGATTGCGCTTATTGGTCTGGAGTCAGGTCATTGGTGGTGCCATCCTGCTGGCCGGACTCTCCGGCAAGGATTCATTTGCTTTCATTTGTGTCGTATTCCTGATCTCAACCGTCTGCGTTGAATTAATTGCAGCCATTGTCTGGGCCACCATTCCCGACTGTGCCGATTATGGGTATCAAAAGGATAAAGTACACATCAGCGGCATTATCGGCGGCGGATTGCTGTTCTCAACCAAACTCGGCATGGCCATCGGTGGTGCGCTGATGGGGTATGTGCTGGCTTTCTATCATTACGATCCGGCCACAGCCACCCACTCCACTCCGGAGCAGGTTTTTGGCTTTGAGCTTCTATTTATCTGGTTACCGGCCATATCCATGATGATATCCGGTGCCATCTTCCGTTTTTATCACCTGGACGAGCATTCAAGTGAACAATTCAAGTCAGAGCTAAGCGAGATACATCATGAAAAAACTGTTGGTTAAAAAACGTCAATTCATCACCGAAGATCAGGAGCCGTTCTTTTTTACTGCCTGCACCGCATGGGAGTTATTCCATAAGCTGACTTTTGCAGAAGCGAAGCGTTATCTTGATAACCGGGCGGCGAAAGGATTTAACGTGATTCAGGCAGTGGCTGTCGCCGAGCTTGACGGGCTGAATACACCCAGCTACGAAGGGCAGCACGTCCCTTTTCACTGCATTGAAACCCTTTCAGTCAATGAGGCTTATTTTGATCATGTGGTCAATGTAGTGAACTACGCCAACTCAAAAGGACTCTACGTGGCACTGGTGCCGATGTGGGGGTCCTATATTGTCCCGACAGCGCAATGGGGCAATGATGTGCAGCCGATCTTTCATCAGGATAATGTGGTGCCATTTATCTCATATCTTGCAGACAAAATGCAAAATTGTGATGTGATTTGGATGATCGGGGGCGACCGGAGCTATCTCAAAGCAGAGCACAGAAAAGTGATGCGGCTGATGGCAGACAGTATCCGGGCAGTCTGCGGGACTTCACAGCTGATTACGGCTCACACTCAGGGCGGCAGAAGCCTCTACGACATGCTTGAACAACCGGACTGGCTTGACTTTCTCACCTGGCAAACCGGCCATATGGGTGCGGCTTATCCGTCATGGTATCCGGTTGAACATGACTATAACCGGCATGACATGCCCATCATCAATGCCGAGCCCTGCTATGAAGCACACCCGATCATGAATGAGTATACGTTTACCCGCTCGGATGGCGCATCACGGCATACCGATGCACAAATACGGCGGGCATCCTACTGGAGTGTGTTTGCCGGCAGTGCCGGGATCACCTATGGCTGTTATTCCCTGTGGCAGATGCGCCGTGAAGAAGATGATGCGATTGAGGTGCCGGAAAGTGCCGCCGTCGCTTACCGGGGAGATACCATTCCATACTGGCATCAGGTACTCGATTATCCCGGTGCTTTTCAGATCGGTATCCTGCGGCGTTTTATCGACGGGTTGTATCAGCCAGAAAAACGGGTGCCGGCCAATGAACTGCTGCTCAGTGATAACCCGGCGGGTGAATCTCATGTCAGGGTGATGAAGCATGAAGCGGGAGAATGGGTAGCAGCCTATATTCCTGAAAACCAGAAAATCATCCTTGATGTCTCAGAATTTGGT carries:
- a CDS encoding glycoside hydrolase family 5 protein, whose translation is MKKTNYVGKVNYVTDEDYSVLIEYTAFDTSVTEGSLRTETSVTIEGGWVNVDLEDDDKTIIHELVGIPTSERDFGFTLSTLSMDPSEIIAASFEGEPVEIYFNGEPLSGGSTGETPHAYHGALRLGDASHEENPRMIYNQHDEQIQLCGLSLFWSNHSYSQVDLSDYWDTEGVAGIDVCDKVATELEAPIIRAAIAADNTETWNYENSYYDNPALCMNQVDKIVQAATAKGQYVVIDFHSHDANEYLEEAKTFFGDVSEKYSGHTNVIYEIFNEPVDQSWDTIKAYAEEVIPVIRNNDENALILVGTGYYSQEVDEAVDQPLEGENAFNVMYVFHYYGSCSDPTNCHDHLKAKLETWAQDVPIFISEYGHSEPSGDGEVCGENNEDWYEIVDRLGLSMCHWAISDKEESSAMFVHDTPLNVPWTGDVLTKSGGIIEERLLLRKGYSEPQNSVIDPGKDLHMLDNPSSTPGRHV
- a CDS encoding MFS transporter is translated as MNPTHGMTLREKFSYGLGDTSANIFMGMTMMFLTIYYTDVFKLNPATMGTLFLITRIIDAVSDPLIGMIADKTKHKYGRYRPWLLWFAVPYGLSCAAVFFTPDLSESMKTVYAYVTYISLVLTFSFVVVPYVSLLGAISNDHDERIAINAIRFSLAKCAYVICALFVPTLLALFDNKVVGYRFIMCGIGLLCTVLVLICFFNTEERYTPAQEDIPFPDQLRALIKNDQALCIFSAQVFNMIMNTLKFGALAYYVKYALGGSDGNVSFLLTAASICGILAPQLTNYLLKNRIIGRLRLLVWSQVIGGAILLAGLSGKDSFAFICVVFLISTVCVELIAAIVWATIPDCADYGYQKDKVHISGIIGGGLLFSTKLGMAIGGALMGYVLAFYHYDPATATHSTPEQVFGFELLFIWLPAISMMISGAIFRFYHLDEHSSEQFKSELSEIHHEKTVG
- a CDS encoding apiosidase-like domain-containing protein, which codes for MKKLLVKKRQFITEDQEPFFFTACTAWELFHKLTFAEAKRYLDNRAAKGFNVIQAVAVAELDGLNTPSYEGQHVPFHCIETLSVNEAYFDHVVNVVNYANSKGLYVALVPMWGSYIVPTAQWGNDVQPIFHQDNVVPFISYLADKMQNCDVIWMIGGDRSYLKAEHRKVMRLMADSIRAVCGTSQLITAHTQGGRSLYDMLEQPDWLDFLTWQTGHMGAAYPSWYPVEHDYNRHDMPIINAEPCYEAHPIMNEYTFTRSDGASRHTDAQIRRASYWSVFAGSAGITYGCYSLWQMRREEDDAIEVPESAAVAYRGDTIPYWHQVLDYPGAFQIGILRRFIDGLYQPEKRVPANELLLSDNPAGESHVRVMKHEAGEWVAAYIPENQKIILDVSEFGVNGFEIYWFNPIYGITNKMSDDITESLILNITTPLNQHDWVLLLQAKP